In the genome of Montipora foliosa isolate CH-2021 chromosome 3, ASM3666993v2, whole genome shotgun sequence, one region contains:
- the LOC137997648 gene encoding nucleolar complex protein 2 homolog: MADIKRRLCDMDADEFMMHGFNSDVSESGEEDENTSENVASDFQQRENKSKSADHKNQLARLQEKDPGFYKFLKENDKELLDFNDSDTGSEMDDDNGDDDEDDDDDNNNKINKKDRKKVTSKKDKKVSSNAVKKGEGIDEDQLDGDDYGDDYSDDSSRNKDLFDEDSTRKHKKDGKQVTLQMIKEWRTGLEKNSIYSLKQSLRAFRAAVHGALDLEDNELRVKLTFKVVGDTVFNGIVQLCLKHVYPVLFHHVGSTHKKSGKRILPSSHPKWPQVKTLIKFYLNDILKLLKTLAEPSMLCVILRHVQQMTPYYACFPKVAKAFIKQFVKMWSSGEEHVRVLAFLGIRNVATMMPSSFLDFSVKQLYMNFVKNTKFMSPKTRPVIVFMQNSLVEIFSLDSHLTYQHAFVYIRQLAIHLRNAIIRQKKDSYQTVYNWQYIHCLHLWCRVISEVKCNGVLDPLIYPLVQTVIGAIKMVPAARYYPLRFHCIRSLNLLSEATDTYIPVAPFLLEILESEEFNKKMKMSTAKPTEFSCILKVTKQQLGTKPYQDAVVDHIFELLLEFFCVHAHSIAFPEVALPAVVRLRKFIKTTAVPKYRKQMKQLVDKIEETSTEVTNRRSKVSFSPKDTDEVERWTAQYRQHPNAIVKFYNTWKSRKPGPTQQNGKRGENNSDDESVENTAQRKRKHIGSETKKEKLKETVKKAKKAVQKSATDNNTGASASQATENDADDIVEDFQFSSDED; encoded by the exons caaATCAAAAAGTGCAGATCACAAGAATCAACTTGCGAGATTGCAAGAGAAGGATCCAGGATTTTACAAGTTCTTGAAAGAAAACGACAAGGAATTGTTGGATTTTAACGACTCTGACACTGGCTCTGAGATGGACGATGATAATGGCGATGATGATgaggacgatgatgatgacaacaataacaaaataaacaagaaGGATAGGAAGAAAGTTACAAGTAAAAAGGACAAAAAA GTTTCGTCAAATGCAGTTAAAAAAGGAGAGGGTATTGACGAAGATCAACTTGACGGTGATGATTATGGTGATGATTATAGTGATGATAGTAGCAGAAATAAGGATCTATTTGATGAAGACAGTACACGTAAGCACAAAAAAGACGGCAAACAGGTCACGCTACAAATGATTAAAGAATGGAGAACAGGACTTGAG aaaaattcaATTTACTCTTTGAAACAATCTCTGAGAGCTTTCCGTGCTGCAGTCCATGGAGCTCTTGACCTTGAAGATAATGAGTTGCGAGTGAAGTTGACTTTCAAGGTTGTGGGAGacacag TGTTCAATGGAATTGTCCAGCTTTGTCTAAAGCATGTTTATCCAGTATTGTTCCATCATGTAGGAAGCACACATAAAAAGTCTGGGAAAAG AATACTTCCTTCATCACATCCCAAGTGGCCTCAAGTTAAAACGCTAATTAAGTTTTACCTTAATGACATCTTAAAG TTGCTTAAAACTCTTGCTGAGCCTTCCATGTTATGTGTAATCCTTCGACATGTACAACAAATGACTCCTTACTATGCATGTTTCCCAAAAGTGGCTAAAGCTTTCATTAAG CAATTTGTTAAGATGTGGAGCAGTGGTGAGGAACATGTCAGGGTGCTAGCTTTCCTTGGCATTCGGAATGTGGCCACAATGATGCCTTCCTCGTTTCTTGACTTCTCTGTCAAG CAACTATACATGAATTTCGTGAAGAATACAAAGTTCATGTCTCCCAAGACCAGGCCAGTCATTGTGTTTATGCAGAACTCGTTGGTGGAGATATTCAGTTTGGATTCTCATCTTACTTATCAGCATGCCTTTGTGTACATCAGGCAGCTAGCGATTCATCTCAGAAATGCCATTATACGCCAAAAGAAG GATTCATATCAGACGGTGTATAACTGGCAGTATATTCACTGCCTTCATTTGTGGTGTCGTGTTATCAGCGAAGTGAAATGCAATGGAGTTCTGGATCCTCTCATCTATCCTCTAGTACAGACTGTAATCGGCGCAATCAA aatggTGCCGGCTGCAAGATATTATCCCCTGCGATTTCATTGTATCCGTTCACTGAACTTGTTATCAGAGGCAACTGACACTTACATACCAGTGGCACCATTCTTATTAGAG ATATTGGAATCAGAAGAATTcaacaagaaaatgaaaatgtcgaCTGCAAAGCCAACAGAGTTTTCTTGCATCCTGAAAGTTACAAAACAGCAACTTGGAACCAAACCTTACCAG GATGCTGTTGTTGACCACATTTTCGAACTATTGTTGGAGTTCTTCTGTGTGCATGCACACTCCATAGCATTTCCAGAAGTCGCTCTTCCCGCTGTAGTTAGA TTAAGAAAGTTCATCAAGACGACAGCTGTTCCCAAATATCGGAAGCAAATGAAGCAACTGGTCGATAAG ATTGAGGAAACGTCAACAGAGGTTACAAATCGCCGCTCTAAGGTCTCCTTTAGCCCTAAAGATACCGATGAAGTG GAAAGGTGGACGGCTCAATATAGGCAGCATCCAAATGCTATTGTAAAATTCTACAACACTTGGAAATCCAGGAAACCCGGTCCCACCCAACAG AATGGCAAACGGGGAGAAAACAACTCGGACGATGAATCGGTGGAGAATACCGCACAGAGAAAACGAAAGCACATTGGCTCGGAGACCAAAAAGGAGAAACTTAAAGAAACTGTCAAGAAAGCGAAAAAGGCTGTGCAGAAAAGCGCGACGGACAACAACACTGGTGCGTCAGCGAGTCAAGCAACCGAAAATGATGCGGATGATATTGTGGAGGACTTCCAGTTTTCGTCAGACGAGGATTAG
- the LOC137995006 gene encoding melanocyte-stimulating hormone receptor-like — translation MINNSDFENISGSFPPRSDDVDFDIHNQLSSRFYLSLVVIEIFLASAVTLSNFLLLVVIYRDPLHRLRTPTTYLMANLGIADFLVGAILGYCRAVENYIKFQDGIQPKFLNTAQYAIAGAVMLVIAGSIMAMSWDRFVAVSDPFNYNNRITVKRVKICMLGIWLNASILTMLPVAGVRKLTFLFAYCYSHFLVPAVALTIVYIMIFRTLSRKLQTLNKAVRSEKSVRDERSVHREHRLTVTIVLVLIAFYACFAPYFLKVHLWLLCSCAESPSFLIYHFTTNDIMLLSSLVDPIIYAWRLQSFRKSFRYVLGFERDVAPVT, via the coding sequence ATGATTAACAACTcggattttgaaaatatttcggGAAGCTTTCCGCCAAGGTCGGACGACGTTGACTTTGACATTCACAACCAGCTAAGCTCGCGATTTTACTTGAGCCTTGTTGTTATTGAAATTTTCCTGGCATCTGCAGTAACTCTGAGCAACTTCCTTTTGCTGGTCGTAATTTATCGCGATCCTCTCCACCGCTTACGAACTCCAACAACTTACCTCATGGCAAATTTGGGAATAGCAGACTTTCTGGTTGGCGCAATCCTGGGGTACTGCCGCGCCGTGGAAAATTACATTAAGTTTCAAGATGGAATTCAGCCGAAATTTCTCAACACAGCGCAGTATGCCATCGCAGGAGCAGTCATGCTTGTCATTGCTGGCAGCATAATGGCCATGTCATGGGATCGTTTTGTTGCCGTTTCGGATCCATTTAACTACAACAACAGGATAACTGTAAAAAGGGTTAAGATCTGCATGTTGGGAATTTGGTTAAACGCCTCAATTTTAACAATGCTTCCAGTGGCCGGCGTCAGAAAGTTGACATTCCTCTTCGCTTATTGTTACTCGCACTTCCTTGTGCCTGCCGTCGCTCTAACTATTGTATACATTATGATTTTCAGAACGTTATCAAGAAAACTTCAAACTTTAAACAAGGCGGTTAGGTCGGAGAAATCGGTACGAGACGAGAGAAGCGTCCATCGCGAACACAGATTAACGGTTACAATTGTACTTGTTTTGATTGCATTTTACGCTTGTTTTGCGCCGTATTTTCTGAAGGTTCATTTGTGGTTACTGTGCAGTTGTGCAGAATCTCCATCATTTTTGATATATCACTTTACAACAAACGACATCATGTTGTTATCTTCGCTTGTCGACCCTATCATTTATGCCTGGAGGTTACAGAGCTTTCGAAAGTCTTTTCGGTACGTTTTGGGTTTTGAAAGAGACGTGGCGCCTGTAACATAA
- the LOC137996100 gene encoding uncharacterized protein, with protein sequence MVKKLRTENLSLKIKLRNIEQTRQNINKQNEELKIGVKRLQQEQFSYCNLIKKPTTFKHLCGLSVEQFNILWNCVQPYSDVIIYPDCKGTGGRSVDKPTELFAVLAICRHSLYQGVMAFMLEVGESTIQRIFVGWIVFLETIFTCINLKPEAGFLLKKMPDIFVKTGHGLTEMIIDCTEFKFQHVSNLDLNSLMFSNYKNTITGKALIGIAPHGICLFFSDIYLGSISDNCITEKSGVVQWIQPEHELMADRGFAIQDLCALKGIYLNRPAHKLSDQFTQAEVAANFDIASTRIHVERFIGRVREWSILNAVWQVQRMDLISSTWQAFCHIVNLTMPPIGPKENQ encoded by the coding sequence ATGGTTAAAAAACTGAGGACTGAAAATCtcagtttaaaaattaaattgcgAAACATTGAACAAACCCGGCAAAAtattaataaacaaaatgaGGAACTGAAGATTGGTGTAAAAAGGCTACAACAAGAGCAATTTAGCTACTGCAATCTCATTAAGAAGCCAACTACATTTAAGCACTTGTGTGGATTATCTGTTGAACAATTCAATATTCTCTGGAATTGTGTGCAGCCTTACAGTGATGTCATCATCTATCCTGATTGTAAAGGTACTGGGGGGAGATCTGTAGATAAGCCAACAGAACTCTTTGCAGTGCTTGCAATCTGTAGACATTCTCTCTATCAGGGTGTGATGGCATTTATGCTTGAAGTAGGAGAGAGCACAATTCAGCGCATATTTGTTGGTTGGATAGTTTTCCTTGAGACAATCTTCACTTGTATTAACCTTAAGCCTGAAGCTGGGTTTTTACTAAAGAAGATGCCAGACATTTTCGTTAAGACTGGCCATGGACTCACGGAAATGATCATTGATTGCACTGAATTCAAATTTCAGCATGTATCAAATCTTGATTTAAATTCTCTCATGTTTTCTAACTACAAGAACACCATAACAGGCAAAGCCCTCATTGGAATTGCACCACATGGGATATGCCTTTTTTTCAGTGATATCTACCTAGGTTCTATATCAGATAACTGTATCACTGAAAAGTCTGGGGTTGTCCAGTGGATTCAACCAGAACATGAACTAATGGCAGACAGAGGATTTGCTATTCAAGATCTTTGTGCATTGAAAGGAATATACTTGAATCGTCCTGCTCACAAGTTGTCAGACCAGTTTACTCAGGCAGAGGTTGCAGCCAATTTTGACATTGCATCAACAAGAATTCATGTTGAACGGTTTATTGGAAGAGTTAGAGAATGGTCTATTTTGAATGCTGTTTGGCAAGTGCAACGGATGGACTTAATATCCTCCACCTGGCAGGCATTTTGTCATATTGTCAATCTGACAATGCCTCCTATTGGCCCAAAAGAAAACCAATGA